In the Drosophila gunungcola strain Sukarami unplaced genomic scaffold, Dgunungcola_SK_2 000001F, whole genome shotgun sequence genome, one interval contains:
- the LOC128262288 gene encoding LOW QUALITY PROTEIN: seminal metalloprotease 1 (The sequence of the model RefSeq protein was modified relative to this genomic sequence to represent the inferred CDS: deleted 2 bases in 1 codon) encodes MSRLGIILLLLLQVVLNSGKPLPASVYDPEEAAGFVEGDMMLTAEQQRSLEQGPKARNGLINTEKRWPSNVVVYKISDDFDAAHKRAIQTGINTLESNTCVRFREATDADTAYLTVTAKSGGCYTAVGYQGSQQEMNLEVFPLGEGCFRPGTILHEFMHALGFYHEQSSALRDGYVNVIYDNIVPGKEFNFQKYADTVVTDFEVGYDYDSCLHYRPGAFSINGEDTIVPLDASAQIGQRVGLSAKDIDKINIMYKCPILL; translated from the exons ATGTCGCGGCTTGGAATAATA ctactgttgctgttgcaagtGGTGCTGAATTCTGGCAAACCGCTGCCTGCAAGTGTCTACGATCCGGAAGAGGCGGCTGGCTTTGTGGAGGGCGACATGATGCTGACGGCGGAGCAGCAGAGGAGTCTGGAGCAAGGTCCCAAGGCTCGCAATGGCCTTATCAACACCGAAAAGAGATGGCCCAGCAATGTGGTGGTCTACAAGATATCCGATGACTTTGATGCAGCGCACAAGAGAGCCATCCAGACTGGCATCAACACCTTGGAGTCAAACACCTGTGTAAGGTTCAGGGAAGCCACCGACGCGGATACGGCCTATCTTACTGTAACAGCCAAGTCCGGAGGTTGCTACACCGCAGTGGGCTACCAGGGATCGCAACAGGAAATGAATCTGGAGGTTTTCCCTCTGGGTGAGGGATGCTTCCGGCCGGGAACCATCCTACACGAGTTCATGCACGCCCTAGGATTTTATCATGAGCAGAGCTCGGCCCTCCGTGATGGTTATGTAAACGTGATCTACGACAATATAGTGCCCGGCAAGGAGTTTAATTTCCAGAAATACGCCGACACTGTTGTgaccgatttcgaagtgggcTACGACTACGACAGCTGCCTGCACTATCGACCGGGAGCCTTTTCCATCAACGGTGAGGACACCATAGTGCCCCTGGATGCCAGCGCTCAAATTGGTCAGCGCGTTGGCCTTAGCGCCAAGGATATCGATAAGATCAACATTATGTACAAGTGCCCGATTCTGCTGTGA
- the LOC128262280 gene encoding seminal metalloprotease 1, translated as MFALTLALIVILVREGFNEPAQDPELLEQYFQGDISVRPIQSRNGIANKILHWPNGVVNYHIQQNDFDDIHYKEILRAISIIEANSCVVFRNASQEELPQALIITSKGVGCNCSYLGFRNKTHQVNLQIFPLGEGCFRIGSILHELLHVLGFEHQHVSQIRDKYVSIKWDNINPEFKINFVNTDNTTAWHDFGEGYDYQSVMHYVPKAFSKNGEPTIVALKKGSSNMGQRFNMSVKDIRKLNKMYNCPGYV; from the exons ATGTTTGCACTGACACTGGCTCTAATTGTCATTCTCGTTAGGGAAGGTTTTAATGAACCGGCGCAGGATCCGGAATTGCTTGAGCAGTATTTTCAAGGAGACATCTCAGTTCGACCGATTCAGTCCCGAAACGGTATTGCCAATAAGATTCTTCACTGGCCAAACGGGGTAGTCAATTACCATATACAGCAAAATGACTTTG ACGACATTCATTATAAGGAAATTCTGAGGGCCATTTCCATCATTGAGGCAAACTCGTGTGTTGTCTTCAGGAATGCCAGCCAAGAAGAGTTACCCCAAGCTCTTATAATTACGTCTAAAGGCGTCGGCTGTAATTGTTCTTATTTGGGCTTCAGGAATAAGACGCATCAAGTGAACCTCCAGATATTTCCTCTTGGCGAAGGTTGCTTTCGCATCGGTTCCATACTCCACGAGCTTCTGCATGTATTGGGCTTCGAGCATCAGCATGTCTCCCAAATTCGAGACAAGTACGTCAGCATCAAATGGGATAATATCAATCCggaattcaaaattaattttgtaaacaCCGACAATACCACCGCGTGGCATGACTTCGGCGAGGGCTACGATTATCAAAGTGTTATGCACTATGTTCCCAAGGCGTTCTCCAAAAACGGTGAACCAACAATTGTGGCCTTAAAGAAAGGCTCCTCCAATATGGGTCAGCGATTCAACATGAGCGTCAAGGATATTCGCAAGCTTAACAAAATGTACAACTGCCCCGGCTATGtttaa
- the LOC128262277 gene encoding seminal metalloprotease 1 — protein sequence MKTWALILVIPLLASCCLAAPATQQRIETDPELTAGYFEGDIVLGPDGRNGMRNESFRWPDRTVYYYINSDIDTEHRNHIIRGIRIIERSSCIVFKEATSDQDYFINVTSFSGGCFSYVGFRNRSQQLNLQNYALDTGCFRLGTIVHEFLHALGFYHQQSTWNRDEYVRIAEENITEGTEGNFNKYDNETVEDYGEPYDYSSVLHYQAYAFSKNGEMTIVPLQEGAEELMGQRLQMTQSDINKLNVMYKCPRQV from the exons ATGAAGACCTGGGCCTTGATATTGGTGATTCCCCTCCTGGCCAGTTGCTGCCTGGCTGCTCCTGCTACCCAGCAGAGAATTGAAACCGATCCTGAGCTGACAGCTGGCTATTTTGAGGGGGACATCGTGCTTGGTCCAGACGGAAGGAATGGAATGCGCAACGAGTCTTTCAGATGGCCCGATCGCACTGTGTACTACTATATAAATTCGGACATAG ATACCGAACACCGCAATCACATAATTCGTGGTATTCGTATCATTGAACGCAGTTCTTGTATTGTTTTCAAGGAGGCCACCTCTGATCAGGATTACTTTATCAACGTTACATCCTTTTCGGGCGGCTGTTTCTCCTATGTGGGCTTCCGCAATAGGTCCCAACAGTTGAATCTGCAGAATTATGCTCTGGACACGGGTTGTTTCCGGCTGGGAACAATTGTCCACGAGTTCCTGCACGCTCTGGGCTTCTATCACCAGCAAAGCACGTGGAATCGTGATGAGTACGTCCGAATTGCCGAGGAGAACATAACAGAGGGAACCGAGGGCAACTTCAACAAGTATGACAACGAAACCGTCGAGGACTACGGAGAACCCTACGATTACTCCAGTGTGCTGCACTACCAGGCGTATGCGTTCTCTAAAAACGGTGAAATGACCATTGTGCCACTGCAGGAAGGTGCCGAAGAGCTTATGGGACAACGTTTGCAAATGACCCAGTCCGATATTAACAAACTAAATGTCATGTATAAGTGCCCCAGGCAGGTGTAA
- the LOC128262279 gene encoding seminal metalloprotease 1, producing MYYYIILSLILVLISGGCAAPAERIETDPELTAGYIEGDMVPSGSLRNIWRNETYRWPNRIVYYHINSYIDEEHRNHIVSAIHKIESISCLTFKEATTDQKYYVNVTSEEGGCFSYIGYLNRVQQLNLQNNEIGVGCFRLYTIVHEFLHALGFFHQQSAADRDDFVQIVEENITEGMEFNFDKYTEERVNDFGQKYDYGSVMHYGPYAFSKNGERTIVALEEGKEDVIGQRLELSETDIKKLNAMYKCPTV from the exons ATGTATTATTACATTATATTATCTCTGATTTTGGTACTGATCAGCGGCGGTTGTGCAGCCCCAGCTGAGCGGATTGAAACAGATCCGGAGCTAACAGCTGGATATATCGAGGGTGATATGGTACCCAGTGGATCGTTGAGGAATATTTGGCGCAACGAGACCTATCGCTGGCCCAACAGAATTGTTTACTATCATATCAATAGCTATATAG ATGAGGAGCATCGGAACCATATTGTTAGCGCCATCCACAAAATCGAATCTATTTCCTGCCTGACCTTCAAAGAGGCCACCACCGATCAGAAGTATTATGTAAATGTGACCTCTGAGGAGGGCGGTTGTTTCTCCTACATCGGCTATCTGAACCGAGTTCAACAATTGAATCTGCAAAACAATGAGATAGGAGTCGGATGCTTCCGACTCTATACGATTGTTCACGAGTTTCTGCACGCCCTAGGATTTTTCCATCAGCAGAGTGCCGCCGATCGGGATGATTTTGTCCAAATTGTTGAGGAAAATATAACCGAAGGCATGGAGTTCAATTTCGATAAATACACCGAGGAAAGAGTCAACGATTTTGGCCAGAAATATGACTATGGCAGCGTTATGCATTACGGCCCTTATGCATTTTCCAAAAACGGCGAAAGAACAATTGTGGCACTGGAGGAAGGCAAAGAAGATGTCATCGGCCAACGACTGGAGCTGAGTGAAACAGATATCAAAAAGCTAAACGCCATGTATAAATGTCCTACTgtttag
- the LOC128262282 gene encoding zinc metalloproteinase nas-14, which yields MNFLVLALVCTIGSLAHGLPFTEIPEDDIVLIPEQLEFFEGNQASRIVKSWTQYYWKQSTLVYSFGGGLSSSDKARVESAMAEISSQTCVRFRRTVNSREPQVIIQRQGSGCSSYVGYLGRTNQGLNLARGCMSSRTIQHELLHALGFYHTQSDPQRDNYVQIHTENIRSGHEHNFKKLRANGVTNFGLGYDYDSIMHYGPFAFSKNGKPTIVPLKADAKIGQTTILSPKDVQALKRMYC from the exons ATGAATTTCCTTGTACTCGCTTTGGTTTGCACCATTGGGTCCTTGGCCCACGGTCTTCCTTTCACTGAAATTCCGGAGGATGATATCGTACTCATCCCAGAGCAGCTGGAATTTTTTGAAGGAAACCAAGCAAGTCGTATTGTTAAATCGTGGACACAGTATTACTGGAAGCAGAGCACTTTGGTCTACAGTTTTGGTGGTGGATTGT CTTCTTCGGACAAGGCTCGTGTTGAAAGCGCCATGGCAGAAATATCTTCTCAGACCTGTGTTAGATTTCGCCGTACAGTAAATTCTCGAGAACCACAGGTTATAATTCAAAGGCAGGGATCTGGTTGCTCGTCCTATGTAGGATATTTGGGTCGAACTAACCAGGGTCTCAATCTGGCCAGGGGCTGTATGTCGAGTAGAACCATCCAGCATGAGCTGCTTCACGCCCTGGGATTTTATCACACCCAAAGCGATCCACAAAGAGATAATTATGTCCAGATACATACGGAAAATATTAGGTCAGGCCATGAACACAACTTCAAGAAGCTTCGGGCCAATGGAGTGACTAATTTTGGCTTGGGCTATGACTACGACAGTATCATGCACTATGGTCCTTTTGCATTCTCCAAAAACGGCAAACCAACTATTGTTCCTTTAAAGGCagatgcaaaaattggtcaaaccACTATACTTAGTCCAAAGGATGTGCAAGCACTAAAGCGAATGTATTGCTGA
- the LOC128262275 gene encoding odorant receptor 35a, whose translation MVRYVPRLADGQKVKLAWPLTLFRLNHIFWPLDPSTGKWARYLDKILAVLGCLIFMQHNDAELRYLRFEAGNRNMDAFLTGMPTYLILVEAQFRSLHILLHFEELQKFLQVFYANIYIDLRKEPEMFRRVDGKMLINRCVSAMYGAVISGYLISPVFSLINKRKDFLYSMIFPFNSDPLHIFVPLLLSNVWVGIIIDSMMFGETSLLCELIVHLNGSYLLLKRDLELAIEKILAARERPFMAKQLKELIIKTLRKNVALNKFGQQLEAQYTLRVFIMFAFAAGLLCALSFKAYTNPMANYIYAIWFGAKTVELLSLGKIGTDLAYTTDSLSSMYYLTHWETILEHSTDPKENLRLLKLINLAIEMNSKPFYVTGLKYFRVSLQTGLKILQAAFSYFTFLTSMQRRQMSN comes from the exons ATGGTTCGTTACGTGCCCCGTTTGGCTGATGGTCAGAAAGTTAAGTTGGCTTGGCCTCTGACTCTGTTTCGATTGAATCATATATTCTGGCCATTAGATCCGAGCACGGGAAAATGGGCTCGATATCTGGATAAAATCCTTGCTGTTCTGGGGTGCTTAATCTTTATGCAGCACAACGATGCGGAATTGAGATATCTGCGATTCGAGGCTGGTAATCGGAATATGGACGCTTTCCTGACTGGCATGCCAACGTACTTAATACTGGTGGAAGCTCAATTCAGGAGTCTTCATATTCTACTTCATTTCGAAGAGCTGCAGAAGTTTCTTCAAGTGTTCTACgccaatatttatattgatcTGCGAAAGGAACCGGAAATGTTTCGAAGGGTTGATGGAAAAATGCTGATAAATCGATGTGTTTCCGCCATGTATGGAGCAGTTATCTCCGGCTACCTAATATCTCCCGTATTTTCCCTCATTAACAAAAGAAAGGATTTTTTGTACTCCATGATATTTCCCTTTAACTCGGATCCTTTGCATATTTTCGTGCCACTTCTTTTGAGTAATGTATGGGTTGGCATCATCATTGATTCCATGATGTTCGGCGAAACAAGTTTGCTGTGTGAATTAATAGTGCATCTTAATGGTAGTTATCTGCTGCTCAAAAGGGACTTGGAATTGGCCATTGAAAAGATTTTGGCTGCCAGGGAACGTCCGTTTATGGCCAAACAGCTGAAGGaacttattattaaaactcTGAGGAAAAATGTGGCTCTTAATAAGTTTGGCCAGCAGTTGGAGGCTCAGTATACGTTGAGGGTTTTCATAATGTTCGCTTTTGCTGCTGGTCTCCTATGTGCTCTTTCTTTCAAGGCTTACACG AATCCCATGGCTAATTACATTTATGCCATTTGGTTTGGAGCTAAAACTGTGGAGCTGCTTTCACTAGGAAAGATTGGTACCGACTTGGCCTATACT ACGGATTCCCTAAGTTCAATGTACTACCTTACCCATTGGGAGACAATCCTAGAACACTCTACGGATCCCAAAGAAAATCTGCGACTTCTTAAACTCATTAACTTGGCCATTGAGATGAATAGCAAACCCTTTTATGTGACGGGACTGAAATACTTTCGTGTTAGTCTGCAGACTGGCTTAAAA ATTCTGCAGGCAGCCTTCTCGTACTTTACATTTCTCACCTCGATGCAGCGTCGACAAAtgagcaattaa